Proteins encoded within one genomic window of Saccharopolyspora pogona:
- a CDS encoding NADP-dependent oxidoreductase, with translation MRAIGIERFGDTPELKELPVPEPGSGQVQIAIDAAAINPLDMVVASGALAAFGDFRFPLTLGMDGAGTVTAVGDGVTEFGVGDRVFGQFWSQPLQSGTFAEVSVVQAVPAFGALATIPDELPSHLAAALPTSGMTALGALDHMQVSEGGTLLVIGATGGVGTFAVQAAAARGIRVIATASVELIAQVRHSALPRSQSATWSRSTRRC, from the coding sequence ATGAGAGCAATCGGAATCGAGCGCTTCGGTGACACCCCGGAGCTCAAGGAACTGCCGGTGCCTGAACCCGGCAGTGGTCAAGTGCAAATCGCCATCGATGCGGCGGCGATCAACCCGCTGGACATGGTTGTCGCCTCCGGGGCACTGGCGGCGTTCGGGGATTTCCGGTTCCCGCTCACACTCGGCATGGACGGCGCTGGCACCGTCACTGCGGTCGGTGACGGCGTCACGGAATTCGGCGTGGGAGATCGCGTCTTCGGCCAGTTTTGGAGCCAACCGCTGCAGTCCGGCACGTTCGCTGAGGTCTCGGTCGTGCAAGCGGTGCCCGCGTTCGGCGCACTGGCGACCATCCCCGACGAGTTGCCGAGTCACCTGGCCGCCGCGCTGCCGACCTCGGGAATGACTGCGCTCGGCGCGCTCGACCACATGCAGGTTTCCGAAGGTGGCACGCTACTCGTCATCGGTGCGACCGGAGGCGTCGGTACCTTCGCGGTGCAGGCCGCCGCAGCCCGCGGGATCCGGGTCATCGCAACGGCCTCCGTCGAGCTCATCGCGCAGGTGCGGCACTCGGCGCTGCCGAGATCGCAGTCCGCGACGTGGAGCCGCTCGACCAGGCGCTGTTGA
- a CDS encoding LysR family transcriptional regulator, which produces MAVESRALRYFVAVAEERSFTRAAGRLGIAGPALSRAVRNLEAELGVRLFQRSTRVVELTEPGAVLLAHARPALEALDAAVRRAERAGARHRSVLLAVKADADGGLLEDILTAVAAEPDAEPVSVRLCGWQEHTRLLRKGEADAALMFEPYDASGIDAETVATEPRVAALPADHPLAGASLAQLADLGFDLDEVGEHAERDIDKQGVRDLAQLLTLIGLGVTKTVLPSSVAARYPRQAVTYVPIEDCPPATLVIAWPAVSRSRGVAALVRAAAAVAELRSAGPVVETGR; this is translated from the coding sequence ATGGCGGTCGAGTCCCGCGCCCTGCGGTACTTCGTCGCGGTGGCGGAGGAACGCAGCTTCACGCGTGCCGCGGGACGGCTCGGCATCGCTGGCCCCGCGCTGTCGCGAGCAGTTCGCAACCTTGAGGCTGAGCTGGGCGTACGCCTGTTCCAGCGTTCGACGCGAGTCGTGGAGCTGACCGAGCCCGGCGCGGTCCTGCTGGCACACGCGCGGCCCGCGCTCGAGGCGCTAGACGCGGCAGTTCGCCGTGCCGAACGGGCGGGGGCACGGCATCGCAGTGTGCTGCTCGCGGTGAAAGCCGACGCTGATGGCGGTCTGTTGGAAGACATCCTCACGGCGGTGGCAGCCGAGCCCGATGCGGAGCCTGTCTCCGTCCGTTTGTGCGGCTGGCAGGAGCACACGCGGCTGCTGCGGAAGGGCGAAGCCGACGCCGCGCTCATGTTCGAGCCCTACGACGCAAGCGGCATCGACGCGGAAACCGTCGCGACCGAGCCGCGCGTGGCAGCGCTGCCTGCAGACCACCCGCTTGCCGGGGCCTCTCTGGCCCAGCTCGCCGACCTGGGCTTCGACCTCGACGAGGTCGGCGAGCACGCCGAGCGCGACATCGACAAGCAGGGCGTGCGCGACCTCGCGCAGCTGCTCACGCTCATTGGCCTCGGGGTGACGAAGACCGTGCTCCCCAGTTCGGTCGCCGCGAGGTACCCACGGCAGGCGGTGACCTACGTCCCCATCGAGGATTGTCCTCCCGCCACGCTGGTCATCGCCTGGCCGGCGGTCTCCCGCAGCCGCGGCGTGGCCGCCCTAGTGCGCGCGGCCGCCGCCGTCGCCGAGCTCCGCAGCGCGGGGCCGGTCGTTGAGACGGGCCGATGA
- a CDS encoding zinc-binding dehydrogenase — protein sequence MEPLDQALLSLAPEGVDAILDVVGDRSTTSRVARAVKDGGALFSTAFGLDEKLLDDERIRTANYRLDRKPERLIELTKHVTAGTLRPVVGAELSLEEAPSALINGVEISGLRGKTLLRVR from the coding sequence GTGGAGCCGCTCGACCAGGCGCTGTTGAGTCTCGCACCAGAGGGCGTCGATGCGATCCTCGACGTCGTCGGCGACCGCTCCACCACGAGCCGAGTGGCACGCGCCGTCAAGGATGGAGGTGCACTGTTCTCGACCGCCTTCGGCCTTGACGAGAAACTGCTCGATGACGAGCGCATCCGTACCGCGAACTACCGGCTGGACCGCAAACCTGAGCGTCTCATCGAGCTCACGAAACACGTCACCGCGGGCACGCTCCGCCCGGTCGTTGGCGCCGAACTCTCCCTCGAAGAGGCGCCATCGGCTCTGATCAACGGCGTGGAGATCTCCGGCCTGCGCGGCAAGACATTGCTGAGGGTGCGCTGA